A genomic stretch from Verrucomicrobiota bacterium includes:
- a CDS encoding aminotransferase class I/II-fold pyridoxal phosphate-dependent enzyme yields the protein MSDLTTTAPTPAPSRPRSRIADQVAAIPRSGIRDFFELVQGRPDVISLGVGEPDYAAPWHIREAAIFSLEKGQTSYTSNLGMPRLRDAIAGYVEEKFDVSYSGGTEVIVTVGVSEALDLACRALLNPGDEVLYHEPCYVSYSPSVALAYGVPISVPTVPEEGFPVKADEVAKRITPRSRILMLNFPTNPTGGVQPLAELKKLAALAIEHDLIVITDEIYSELRYHEEAHVSIASLPGMRERTILLHGFSKAFAMTGFRLGYACAPQDLIEAMMKIHQYAMLCAPITSQAAALEALENGAGPVEAMRQDYGRRRDLIVKGLNQAGLPCFEPGGAFYAFPDIRPTGLSSHEFATRLVQEESVAAVPGSAFGETGEGFLRCCYATDPKLLEKALLGIRRFVDRLG from the coding sequence GTGAGCGATCTGACCACCACCGCCCCGACCCCAGCCCCGTCCCGACCGCGTTCCCGGATCGCGGATCAGGTGGCGGCCATTCCGCGGTCCGGCATTCGCGATTTTTTTGAGCTGGTCCAAGGCCGGCCCGATGTCATCTCGTTGGGTGTGGGGGAGCCCGACTACGCGGCCCCTTGGCATATCCGGGAAGCGGCCATTTTTTCCCTGGAAAAGGGCCAAACCAGCTACACCTCCAATTTGGGCATGCCCAGGCTGCGGGACGCCATCGCGGGTTACGTGGAGGAGAAGTTCGACGTGAGCTACTCGGGAGGAACGGAGGTCATCGTCACGGTGGGGGTGTCCGAAGCGCTCGATCTGGCTTGCCGGGCCTTGCTCAACCCGGGGGATGAAGTGCTCTACCACGAGCCTTGCTATGTTTCCTACAGTCCGAGCGTGGCCCTGGCTTATGGCGTTCCCATTTCCGTGCCGACGGTGCCGGAGGAGGGCTTCCCGGTGAAAGCGGACGAGGTGGCCAAGCGGATCACGCCCCGGTCTCGCATCCTCATGCTGAACTTTCCGACCAATCCAACGGGGGGCGTGCAGCCTTTGGCCGAGTTGAAGAAATTGGCGGCCCTGGCGATCGAACACGATCTCATCGTGATCACGGACGAGATCTACAGCGAACTCCGCTACCATGAGGAGGCCCATGTCAGCATCGCTTCCCTCCCCGGGATGCGGGAGCGGACCATTCTGCTGCACGGCTTCTCCAAAGCCTTTGCCATGACGGGTTTCCGCTTGGGCTATGCCTGCGCCCCGCAGGACTTGATCGAGGCCATGATGAAGATCCACCAGTATGCCATGCTCTGCGCGCCGATCACCAGCCAGGCGGCCGCTCTCGAAGCGCTGGAGAACGGTGCGGGCCCCGTCGAGGCCATGCGGCAGGATTACGGACGACGTCGCGATCTCATCGTGAAAGGCCTCAACCAAGCGGGCCTCCCTTGCTTCGAGCCCGGGGGAGCCTTTTATGCCTTTCCTGACATCCGACCGACGGGCCTCTCTAGTCACGAATTTGCCACCCGTCTGGTGCAGGAAGAGTCCGTGGCCGCCGTGCCCGGGAGCGCCTTTGGCGAGACCGGGGAGGGCTTTTTGCGCTGTTGCTACGCCACCGACCCCAAGCTTTTGGAAAAGGCGCTCTTGGGGATTCGTCGTTTCGTGGATCGCTTGGGCTGA
- a CDS encoding CAAX prenyl protease-related protein — MALATRLQALQRNVTWAHVVPLFLFLVLLVPLEWIKLDHPDEPWWRRFPEHWLYPVQSLLCFGLVLFWSGRYQMRPWRGFGVATLTAVLGIVIWVLPCELFTRQGWGGEETWLYWLGFRERLEGFDPYEVTWSGLTIALRFFRMVVVVALIEEIFWRGFLMRFLIAPDKPFTEVPFGSYHPLSFGLTVGLFALAHSPPDYFGALGYGTLACLTCYWTKSLAACIWMHAVANLALGLYVMQTGHYGFW; from the coding sequence ATGGCTCTCGCGACAAGACTGCAAGCGCTCCAGCGAAATGTGACCTGGGCGCACGTCGTCCCGCTCTTTCTCTTTCTGGTGCTGCTGGTGCCTTTGGAGTGGATCAAGCTGGATCACCCGGACGAGCCTTGGTGGCGACGCTTCCCCGAGCACTGGCTGTATCCTGTGCAATCGCTCCTCTGTTTTGGCTTGGTCCTCTTTTGGTCGGGCCGCTACCAAATGCGGCCTTGGCGAGGTTTTGGGGTGGCCACGCTGACCGCGGTCCTAGGCATCGTCATTTGGGTCCTGCCCTGCGAACTCTTTACTCGCCAAGGGTGGGGGGGCGAGGAGACCTGGCTTTACTGGCTGGGCTTTCGAGAACGCTTGGAGGGCTTTGACCCGTATGAGGTCACATGGAGTGGGCTGACAATCGCACTTCGCTTTTTCCGCATGGTGGTGGTGGTGGCCTTGATCGAAGAGATTTTCTGGCGGGGGTTTCTCATGCGCTTTCTCATCGCTCCCGACAAGCCCTTCACCGAGGTCCCTTTTGGGAGCTACCATCCACTTTCTTTCGGCCTGACGGTGGGACTCTTCGCTCTGGCGCACTCTCCGCCGGATTACTTCGGGGCGCTCGGCTATGGCACCCTCGCTTGTCTGACCTGCTATTGGACCAAGAGTCTGGCAGCCTGCATTTGGATGCACGCGGTGGCAAATTTGGCTCTCGGTCTCTACGTCATGCAGACCGGGCACTACGGTTTTTGGTAA
- a CDS encoding ATP-dependent 6-phosphofructokinase codes for MRIGILNSGGDCPGLNAVIHGVVGAATKLGWEVVGFREGFEGLLPPGDFMKLDPARTKGIMKLGGTILGTTNKGNFAAKLGKGDIAEVPQEVIDRAKVTMDHMGIGALIVVGGDGSLTTGLQLYRLGWPIIGVPKTIDNDISATAITFGFDSAVACVVDGLDRLHTTAASHKRVMVLEVMGRHAGWIALWGGIAGGADVILLPEIPFHFEEVANAVRERDARGEHETLVVVAEGAKIPDGDIMSIDANEGGEVRLGGIGALVAKEIEARTGKETRTCTLGHLQRGGAPTALDRILGVRFGVQAVELIKEGNFGRMVSYQSYHVDSVPIEEAVNQIRTVQPDSEVVGAARGIGISFGDK; via the coding sequence ATGAGAATCGGAATCTTGAACAGTGGGGGCGATTGCCCGGGTCTGAATGCGGTCATTCATGGAGTGGTGGGGGCTGCGACCAAGCTTGGCTGGGAGGTGGTTGGGTTTCGGGAGGGCTTCGAGGGGCTGCTGCCTCCGGGGGATTTCATGAAGCTGGATCCGGCTCGGACCAAGGGGATCATGAAGCTGGGGGGCACCATTTTGGGAACCACCAACAAGGGCAATTTTGCAGCCAAGCTCGGCAAGGGGGATATCGCCGAGGTGCCGCAGGAGGTCATTGATCGGGCCAAGGTCACCATGGACCACATGGGAATCGGCGCGCTGATCGTGGTCGGCGGAGATGGCTCCCTCACGACCGGACTGCAACTCTACCGATTGGGATGGCCCATCATCGGGGTGCCCAAGACGATCGACAACGACATCTCGGCCACGGCCATCACTTTTGGATTCGATTCGGCGGTCGCTTGCGTGGTGGATGGGCTGGATCGCTTGCACACCACGGCCGCCAGCCACAAACGAGTGATGGTGCTGGAAGTCATGGGACGGCATGCCGGCTGGATCGCCCTCTGGGGCGGGATCGCGGGCGGGGCGGACGTCATCCTGCTGCCAGAGATTCCCTTTCACTTCGAGGAAGTCGCCAATGCGGTCCGGGAGCGAGATGCCCGCGGGGAGCATGAGACCCTGGTGGTGGTGGCCGAGGGAGCCAAGATTCCCGATGGCGATATCATGTCGATCGACGCCAACGAAGGGGGCGAGGTGCGTTTGGGCGGCATCGGCGCGCTCGTGGCTAAGGAAATCGAGGCCCGCACCGGCAAGGAGACCCGCACCTGCACGCTCGGTCACCTCCAACGAGGGGGCGCGCCCACCGCTCTCGATCGGATTCTCGGCGTGCGCTTCGGCGTGCAGGCGGTGGAACTGATCAAGGAAGGGAATTTCGGCCGGATGGTCAGCTACCAGTCCTACCATGTGGACTCGGTGCCGATCGAGGAGGCGGTCAACCAAATCCGGACGGTCCAGCCGGACAGCGAAGTGGTGGGGGCCGCAAGAGGCATTGGCATCAGCTTCGGAGACAAGTAA
- a CDS encoding tetratricopeptide repeat protein, translated as MGQRSTRPRILLSGVKRELASALQHAKLELQDLGADVIETLDFPEGVSVEGVLEDFQPKIASADLFLQLVGFSQGDSPSESPSDCPSTVEALYHSARQLDRPTLSLLCAPTFPFDSPPEAQAATQESSPSPPSSLLRERLPKADPDSPEIASFDELTLALKKATSSLHFPRAARVRRFRVRLFLASLLGFVALGGIAFGLLDPLQEGNTFLKKRKPPAPTKQPLQPSAVRSQLAHDLSSHQWEELSHEPSLRSQQVANRHGLRLLQEWLRHPARQAPLELLAGLPNPWENPAPIELAPLSWKVAKSEAMAGRGEWQAAIDYLQGVVRQHPAHPEPRLPLGLLLWHTGDLAQAETQLQTAAELAEPGHFAKLALVRLQLSRGRFPDATSHARSLLARKGLPQKTQFRAHLLLAQAARYQGQMEALAESLRSALEAAAGLPDSPLLAELHSLAALLPSEIDPSEEPEKHLRLALQRASPLGSWREDEALRQLARFLLQAERRAEAILLLERLATSVETLFGSNHPQLATELNLLGVALKREGRFKEAEQIYQRALQIDESRLPENDPRIARDLNNLAALYEVQERYGEAATLSKRHLLILMRRSLQENKRHPLLDVAQQHYAALLENLGHGPLYIQTSFAELEKEVAPPIAPTEPPQDEE; from the coding sequence ATGGGACAGCGATCGACACGCCCTCGGATCCTTCTTTCTGGCGTCAAGCGGGAGCTGGCCAGCGCCCTCCAGCATGCCAAGTTGGAGCTCCAAGATCTGGGAGCCGACGTCATCGAGACTCTCGACTTTCCCGAGGGCGTCTCCGTGGAAGGTGTCTTGGAAGACTTTCAGCCTAAGATCGCCTCCGCCGACCTCTTTCTCCAGTTGGTCGGCTTTTCCCAGGGGGATTCGCCCTCCGAGTCGCCCTCCGATTGCCCTTCGACCGTGGAGGCCCTCTACCACTCGGCGCGCCAACTGGATCGCCCAACCCTCAGCCTTCTCTGCGCCCCGACCTTCCCCTTCGACTCCCCCCCGGAAGCGCAAGCAGCAACGCAGGAAAGCAGCCCTTCCCCCCCCTCCTCCCTCCTTCGAGAACGCCTCCCAAAAGCCGACCCGGACAGCCCGGAAATCGCCTCGTTCGACGAACTCACCCTCGCCCTCAAGAAAGCCACCTCGTCCCTCCACTTTCCTCGCGCGGCCCGGGTGCGTCGCTTTCGAGTGAGGCTATTTTTGGCCAGTCTCCTGGGATTCGTGGCTCTCGGTGGCATCGCCTTTGGCCTTCTCGACCCCCTTCAAGAGGGAAACACCTTCCTCAAAAAACGAAAGCCACCGGCACCCACCAAGCAACCGCTCCAACCCTCGGCCGTCCGCTCCCAACTGGCTCACGACCTCTCCTCCCACCAATGGGAGGAACTCTCGCACGAGCCCTCGCTACGTAGCCAACAAGTCGCCAACCGTCACGGCTTGCGACTCTTGCAGGAATGGCTCAGGCATCCAGCGAGGCAAGCCCCCCTCGAACTGCTGGCCGGTCTGCCCAACCCTTGGGAAAACCCGGCGCCGATCGAGCTGGCCCCCCTCTCTTGGAAAGTGGCCAAGAGCGAAGCCATGGCGGGCCGGGGGGAGTGGCAAGCTGCCATCGACTACTTGCAGGGAGTCGTCCGGCAGCATCCTGCTCACCCCGAGCCGCGCCTGCCGCTTGGTCTCCTCCTTTGGCATACCGGAGACTTGGCGCAGGCCGAAACTCAGCTTCAAACGGCCGCCGAACTGGCCGAGCCCGGGCACTTCGCGAAACTCGCCCTCGTGCGGCTGCAACTTTCCCGGGGGCGCTTCCCGGACGCCACCTCTCACGCACGCTCTTTGCTCGCCCGAAAAGGTCTCCCCCAAAAGACCCAATTTCGGGCCCACCTTTTGTTGGCGCAGGCAGCGCGTTACCAAGGCCAAATGGAAGCGCTCGCCGAATCCCTTCGCTCCGCCTTGGAGGCAGCCGCTGGCCTGCCAGACTCTCCCCTCTTAGCGGAACTGCATTCGCTGGCCGCCCTCCTGCCGAGCGAGATCGATCCCTCGGAGGAGCCGGAAAAGCACCTCCGACTCGCCCTCCAGCGGGCCTCTCCTCTCGGCTCCTGGCGGGAAGACGAGGCCCTTCGCCAGCTGGCACGCTTTCTCTTGCAGGCCGAGCGTCGCGCCGAAGCCATTCTCCTCCTAGAGAGGCTCGCCACCAGCGTCGAGACCCTTTTTGGTTCAAACCATCCCCAACTGGCGACCGAATTGAATCTTTTGGGAGTGGCCTTGAAGCGGGAGGGGCGGTTCAAAGAGGCCGAACAAATCTACCAGCGGGCTCTCCAGATCGATGAAAGCAGGCTGCCGGAGAACGACCCCCGGATCGCACGAGACCTCAATAACCTGGCCGCCCTCTATGAAGTCCAAGAGCGCTACGGGGAAGCCGCCACCCTCAGCAAGCGCCACCTCTTGATCTTGATGCGCCGAAGCCTCCAGGAAAACAAGCGGCACCCTCTGCTGGACGTGGCGCAGCAACACTACGCTGCCCTCTTGGAAAACCTGGGACATGGACCGCTCTACATTCAAACCTCCTTCGCGGAGCTGGAGAAAGAAGTGGCTCCCCCCATCGCCCCAACCGAGCCACCCCAGGACGAGGAATGA
- a CDS encoding serine hydrolase: protein MSIFLRWCLAWSLGWSASVTTAQESYVVMEHHSGKIFYESHAEKKRPVASLTKVATAMVVLDWAAATRVDLGLKIPVQPIVLQVAAVNPLGLRPGDRISLRDLLYSALLGSDNVAANALAHYVGTAIQRARGRGGDPIGTFVDEMNNLAEVLGMSDTRFGNPHGLDDRGKGRSTAIDLAKLTVYGLKQPAFGFMVKQRERTISVERGGELSQFRVESTNQLLGQQEIDGVKTGLTRAAGQCLIVSAPRETQALEMPDGRKLLIPGRMHVIVLGSPDRFRQSAALLAQGWAAFDAWQRAGRLTPPRELLKNR from the coding sequence ATGAGCATCTTTCTTAGATGGTGTCTGGCTTGGAGCCTGGGATGGTCCGCGAGCGTGACGACGGCCCAAGAGAGCTACGTGGTGATGGAGCACCACTCGGGGAAAATTTTCTACGAGAGCCACGCCGAGAAAAAACGCCCGGTCGCCAGTCTAACCAAGGTGGCGACCGCCATGGTGGTGTTGGATTGGGCCGCCGCCACGCGGGTGGATCTGGGGCTGAAGATCCCGGTCCAACCGATTGTGCTCCAGGTGGCAGCCGTCAATCCTTTGGGACTCCGGCCGGGGGACCGCATTTCCCTGCGAGACCTGCTCTACTCCGCTCTTCTCGGTTCGGACAATGTGGCCGCGAATGCCTTGGCGCACTACGTGGGTACCGCCATCCAGCGGGCGCGCGGGCGAGGGGGCGACCCCATCGGGACTTTCGTCGACGAGATGAACAATTTGGCCGAGGTCCTCGGGATGTCCGACACCCGCTTTGGCAATCCGCATGGGCTGGATGATCGAGGGAAAGGGCGCTCGACCGCCATCGATCTGGCCAAGCTGACGGTCTACGGCCTGAAGCAGCCAGCTTTTGGGTTCATGGTGAAGCAGAGGGAGCGAACGATTTCCGTCGAACGCGGCGGGGAACTGAGTCAGTTCCGCGTGGAAAGCACCAATCAACTGCTGGGCCAACAGGAGATCGACGGCGTGAAAACGGGCCTCACTCGCGCGGCCGGGCAATGCCTGATCGTGAGCGCTCCCCGGGAGACCCAAGCTCTTGAGATGCCGGATGGGAGGAAGTTGCTCATCCCGGGGAGGATGCATGTGATCGTGCTGGGAAGCCCGGATCGCTTTCGACAGTCGGCCGCCCTCTTGGCGCAAGGCTGGGCCGCCTTTGACGCGTGGCAGCGGGCGGGGCGCTTGACCCCTCCGCGTGAATTGCTCAAAAATCGCTGA
- a CDS encoding CPXCG motif-containing cysteine-rich protein: protein MAMVTCPSCFESFEVLLPPLEEQPSDVDYDCEVCCRPMRIVFQENEGQARSLDEM from the coding sequence ATGGCGATGGTGACTTGCCCCAGCTGCTTCGAGAGCTTTGAGGTTCTCCTGCCGCCTTTGGAAGAACAACCATCGGACGTGGACTACGACTGCGAGGTCTGCTGTCGGCCCATGCGCATCGTCTTCCAAGAGAATGAGGGCCAGGCCCGCAGCTTGGATGAAATGTGA
- the hisA gene encoding phosphoribosylformimino-5-aminoimidazole carboxamide ribotide isomerase — MTRFRPCIDLHEGKVKQIVGGTLRDGSEAPETNFVSEQAAADFAQRYRADDLRGGHLIQLGPGNHEAAVAALAAWPGGLQLGGGVTRENAGAWLEAGAEKVIVTSWLFSPEGSFLPERLESISQEVGRERLVVDLSCRRVEGGWRVAKDRWQTLTDLPVNGSVLRELASACSEFLVHAADVEGRCQGVEEDLVAQLGEWCEGPVTYAGGARSLEDLRRVEELSGGRVDLTIGSALDLFGGSGARYLDCLAWNRRSPQS; from the coding sequence ATGACCCGGTTTCGTCCCTGCATCGACCTGCACGAGGGCAAGGTGAAGCAGATCGTCGGGGGCACCTTGCGCGATGGCTCGGAGGCGCCCGAGACCAATTTTGTTTCCGAGCAAGCGGCGGCCGATTTCGCCCAGCGCTACCGTGCGGATGATCTCCGAGGGGGGCACCTCATTCAACTGGGCCCGGGGAATCACGAGGCGGCCGTGGCCGCTCTCGCGGCCTGGCCCGGGGGCTTGCAGTTGGGAGGTGGGGTGACCAGGGAGAACGCTGGTGCCTGGCTGGAGGCGGGGGCCGAGAAGGTCATCGTGACCTCTTGGCTTTTTTCGCCTGAGGGAAGCTTTTTGCCGGAGCGGCTGGAGTCGATTTCCCAAGAAGTGGGTCGCGAGCGCCTGGTGGTGGACCTGAGCTGCCGACGGGTCGAGGGCGGCTGGCGAGTGGCCAAGGACCGCTGGCAGACGCTCACGGATTTGCCCGTCAATGGGTCGGTCCTGCGGGAATTGGCTTCGGCCTGCAGCGAGTTTCTGGTGCACGCCGCCGATGTGGAGGGTCGGTGCCAAGGAGTGGAGGAGGACTTGGTGGCCCAGCTGGGAGAGTGGTGCGAGGGCCCGGTCACCTACGCGGGTGGGGCGCGCTCGCTCGAGGATTTGAGACGGGTCGAGGAGCTGAGTGGTGGGAGGGTCGACCTCACCATCGGGAGCGCACTCGATCTTTTCGGTGGGAGCGGGGCCCGTTACCTCGATTGCCTGGCTTGGAACCGCCGTTCTCCCCAAAGTTAG
- a CDS encoding thymidylate synthase: protein MIQYLDLLRHVLENGASKTDRTGTGTLSVFGAQARYDLAEGFPCLTTKKLHLRSIIYELLWFLKGDTNIAYLKEHGVRIWDEWADEEGNLGPVYGHQWRSWPSPEGPIDQIALLVDSLRNDPHSRRHLVCAWNIADVPRMALPPCHCLFQFHVTEGRLSCQLYQRSADLFLGVPFNIASYSLLTLMLAQVCHLQPGHFVHTFGDLHLYNNHLEQARLQLTREPRPLPKMHLHPARRELDEFVFQDFQLIDYAPWPHIKAEVSV from the coding sequence ATGATCCAATACCTCGACCTTCTCCGTCACGTCCTCGAGAACGGCGCTTCCAAGACGGATCGCACCGGCACCGGCACCCTCTCCGTCTTCGGAGCGCAAGCTCGCTACGACCTGGCGGAGGGATTTCCCTGCCTCACGACCAAAAAACTCCACCTCCGCTCCATCATTTACGAACTGCTTTGGTTTCTAAAAGGCGATACCAACATCGCTTACCTGAAAGAACACGGGGTCCGCATTTGGGACGAATGGGCGGATGAGGAGGGGAATCTCGGGCCAGTTTACGGACACCAGTGGCGCTCTTGGCCCTCGCCGGAGGGGCCCATCGACCAGATCGCCCTCTTGGTCGACTCCCTCCGAAACGACCCCCATTCCCGACGCCACCTCGTCTGTGCTTGGAACATCGCGGACGTCCCCCGGATGGCTCTTCCCCCCTGCCACTGCCTCTTCCAGTTTCACGTGACCGAGGGCCGCCTCTCCTGCCAGCTCTACCAACGAAGCGCCGACCTCTTCCTCGGCGTGCCTTTCAACATCGCCTCCTACTCCCTCCTCACGCTCATGCTGGCTCAGGTCTGCCATCTCCAGCCTGGGCATTTCGTGCACACCTTTGGAGACCTCCACCTCTACAACAATCACTTGGAGCAGGCACGCTTGCAGCTCACGCGCGAGCCACGCCCGCTCCCGAAAATGCACCTCCATCCCGCCCGCCGAGAACTGGATGAATTCGTCTTCCAGGATTTCCAGCTGATCGACTACGCACCGTGGCCTCACATCAAGGCCGAAGTCTCCGTTTGA
- a CDS encoding NAD+ synthase has protein sequence MKIGLLQVNTTVGAMEANAELLLREYRVACQEGAELVLAPELALNGYPPRDLISRGGFLEATREALRDLAEQVGEVPLLVGHIEEACQGSGPKHLNAVSWLEAGAIRKQTHKTRLPNYDVFDEQRYFRPLEAAEIWEMAGCQVGVTICEDIWTEDFLPAPLYDRDPAAELVAAGAEIILNLSASPYHATKNREREAMLSSVAKQHGRPVVYCNLVGGNDELVFDGHSLALDGAGEVMARLPGFQEATEVIDLAGPKAEAAAERLVPADVFQALVLGVRDYVRKCGFKTVVLGLSGGIDSALTAVVAAEAVGPQNVLGVLMPSEFSSRGSLEDAEALVKSLGIASHTVPIKKMNKVVRDSLKGVFEGQGEDTTEENIQSRLRGLTLMAVSNKLGHLLLTTGNKSELAVGYCTIYGDMCGGLAVISDVPKTLVFEMARWVNRDCEIIPWSTIDKPPSAELRPNQTDQDTLPPYEILDEILEWLVEQQASVAQTVEAGLEEELVRWVARKVEQNEWKRRQAAPGLRVTSKAFGMGRRIPLAQRFGREASSAA, from the coding sequence ATGAAAATCGGACTTCTCCAAGTCAATACCACGGTGGGCGCGATGGAAGCCAACGCGGAACTGCTCCTGCGCGAGTATCGTGTGGCCTGTCAAGAGGGGGCCGAATTGGTTCTCGCTCCCGAGCTGGCTCTCAATGGCTACCCGCCGCGCGATCTCATCTCGCGAGGAGGCTTTTTGGAGGCCACGCGGGAAGCCCTCCGCGACTTGGCGGAGCAGGTGGGGGAGGTCCCTCTCCTGGTAGGGCATATCGAGGAGGCGTGCCAGGGGAGTGGACCCAAGCATCTCAATGCCGTCTCGTGGTTGGAGGCAGGCGCGATCCGGAAACAAACCCACAAGACCCGCTTGCCGAATTACGATGTCTTCGATGAGCAACGCTATTTCCGCCCGCTCGAGGCAGCCGAGATCTGGGAGATGGCTGGTTGCCAGGTGGGGGTGACCATTTGTGAGGACATTTGGACGGAGGATTTTCTGCCTGCCCCCCTCTACGACCGGGATCCGGCGGCGGAGCTGGTGGCGGCTGGGGCGGAGATCATTCTCAATCTGAGTGCCTCTCCCTACCATGCCACGAAGAATCGGGAGCGGGAAGCCATGCTCAGCTCGGTCGCGAAACAGCATGGTCGGCCCGTGGTCTACTGCAATCTCGTGGGGGGAAACGATGAGCTGGTTTTCGATGGCCATTCCCTAGCCTTGGATGGAGCGGGGGAGGTCATGGCGCGCTTGCCCGGTTTCCAAGAGGCGACCGAAGTGATCGATCTAGCTGGTCCCAAGGCGGAGGCAGCCGCCGAACGTCTGGTGCCGGCCGATGTCTTCCAAGCCCTGGTCTTAGGGGTGCGGGATTACGTCCGAAAGTGCGGCTTCAAAACAGTCGTCCTCGGCCTGAGCGGAGGAATCGATTCCGCGCTCACGGCGGTGGTGGCCGCCGAGGCGGTGGGGCCGCAGAACGTCCTGGGAGTGCTCATGCCGAGCGAGTTTTCCTCCCGAGGCAGCCTGGAGGACGCCGAGGCCTTGGTAAAAAGTCTCGGGATCGCTTCCCACACCGTTCCCATCAAGAAGATGAACAAGGTGGTGCGGGATTCCCTCAAAGGTGTGTTCGAGGGGCAGGGCGAAGACACCACCGAAGAGAACATTCAATCCCGGCTCCGCGGCCTGACGCTCATGGCGGTCTCCAACAAGTTGGGGCACCTTCTGCTGACCACCGGCAACAAGAGCGAGTTGGCGGTAGGGTATTGCACCATTTACGGCGATATGTGCGGTGGTCTGGCGGTCATCAGCGATGTGCCCAAGACGCTGGTTTTTGAGATGGCCCGCTGGGTCAATCGGGACTGCGAAATCATTCCCTGGAGCACGATCGACAAACCGCCCAGCGCGGAACTTCGACCCAACCAAACCGACCAGGACACGCTTCCTCCCTACGAGATTCTCGATGAGATTCTGGAATGGCTGGTGGAGCAACAGGCCTCCGTCGCCCAGACGGTCGAGGCCGGGTTGGAGGAAGAGTTGGTCCGGTGGGTGGCTCGGAAGGTGGAGCAAAACGAGTGGAAGCGACGGCAGGCGGCGCCCGGTCTCCGGGTGACGAGTAAGGCCTTTGGGATGGGGCGTCGCATTCCCCTGGCCCAGCGCTTCGGGCGGGAGGCGAGTTCGGCTGCTTGA
- a CDS encoding Lrp/AsnC family transcriptional regulator has product MKVDPLLELLQKNAKLSHEELASLTNRGLEDVRAAIAAWEADGTIQGYHAIVDPEAAGDHDVTALIEVKLTPERGGGFDRLAARIAKFNQVRDCVLMSGGYDLAVTVKDRDLKEVARFVSEKLSTLEGVVSTVTHFQLKPYKMNGFYFGDEGSPDRLPVTP; this is encoded by the coding sequence ATGAAGGTCGATCCACTGCTGGAGCTGCTTCAGAAAAACGCCAAGCTTTCCCACGAGGAACTCGCCTCTCTCACCAATCGTGGTTTGGAAGACGTGCGGGCAGCCATCGCGGCCTGGGAGGCAGATGGGACGATCCAGGGTTACCACGCCATTGTGGACCCGGAGGCCGCGGGCGACCACGATGTGACTGCTTTGATCGAGGTCAAGTTGACCCCGGAGCGGGGAGGGGGCTTCGATCGGCTGGCGGCGCGGATCGCCAAGTTCAACCAGGTCCGAGACTGTGTCCTCATGAGTGGAGGCTACGATTTGGCGGTCACGGTCAAGGATCGCGATCTCAAGGAGGTGGCCCGCTTCGTCTCCGAGAAGCTGAGCACCCTGGAAGGCGTGGTTTCCACCGTGACCCACTTCCAGCTCAAGCCCTACAAGATGAATGGCTTTTACTTTGGAGACGAGGGTTCGCCCGATCGTTTGCCGGTCACGCCGTAA
- a CDS encoding DUF3313 family protein — MSSHRLLPLGLLALAHALAGCVTSDRGRSDFLSRADGLTPSAREPGLWTAESPQADFSSFTQLLIEDVLLLPDPGSPFPGLKGEDAYEISRSFKQALRKELSRKFRIATRPGPEVLQVRAALAGLRGLSPLGSAPAPGRLPVRDSLLDLSQLRIELEVLDSRSGLQHFALIDTQPLANRRGSSLTWDQLRQAFYEWSWRFQRELDLARQRALALSEPVLLEEPALSDF, encoded by the coding sequence ATGTCTTCCCACCGCCTGCTCCCTCTCGGACTTCTTGCGCTGGCCCACGCCCTGGCTGGATGCGTGACGAGTGACCGCGGGCGCTCCGATTTCCTCAGTCGAGCGGACGGACTCACCCCCTCCGCCCGAGAACCCGGGCTCTGGACCGCCGAATCCCCTCAAGCAGATTTTTCCTCGTTCACCCAGCTTCTGATCGAGGACGTCCTCCTGCTGCCTGACCCCGGCTCCCCTTTCCCCGGCCTAAAAGGCGAGGACGCCTACGAGATCAGTCGCTCCTTTAAGCAAGCGCTCCGAAAGGAACTCTCTCGCAAATTCCGGATCGCCACCCGCCCCGGCCCGGAGGTCCTCCAAGTCCGCGCCGCCCTGGCCGGACTGCGCGGCCTCAGCCCACTCGGGAGCGCCCCCGCCCCCGGCCGCCTCCCGGTGCGAGACAGTCTTCTCGACCTCAGCCAGCTCCGCATCGAGCTCGAAGTGCTCGACTCCCGGAGCGGCCTCCAGCATTTTGCCCTCATCGACACCCAGCCTCTCGCCAATCGTCGCGGCTCTTCGCTCACCTGGGACCAGCTCCGCCAAGCCTTCTATGAATGGTCTTGGCGCTTCCAGAGGGAGCTCGACCTCGCCCGGCAGCGTGCGCTCGCCCTGAGCGAACCTGTCTTGCTGGAAGAACCCGCGCTCAGCGATTTTTGA